CTCTCGGCAACGAACGACAGGAACGAGTTGCCCAGCCCCGCTCCCTTCCCTGCATCGCGCGACAATCCGGCCAAGTCCACGAACTCGACATCAGCGGGCTTCTCGCTTCTGGGCTTGAAGATCTCCACGAGGCGGTCAAAACGTGCATCAGGAACGTTCACGAGCGCACGGTTCGGCTCTGTCTTGCCGGATGCGTAAGGCTTAACCTCTGCTCCGGCTCTGGTGATTACGTTGAAGACAGTAGATTTTCCTGACAACGGCAGTCCTACAATTCCGCATTTCAGCATGATTAATTCTCCCTTATCGTTACCGGCATGTTGCGGTACGCGTACTGCTTCAGCTCCGCTATGTCCTCGTTGCTGAGGCGGATGCATCCTTCTGTGGCGTTCGTGCCCCTGCTGTCGGGGTCGTGCGTTCCGTGAATGCCTATGCCCTTCCAGCCCTTAGCGTCGAGCCTCAGAAACCACGGGCCGTAAGCTCCTGCGATCTTGCCTTTGCCGTCGCGGAAGTCGTGAGACCAGCCGGATGCGTTCTCGATCGACACTATCTTGAAGTCCCCGACGGGTGTCCTGTTGTCGCCCCTCTTCTGCTTGTCGCCCTTGTTTCTGCCGACGGCAACGCTGTACGTTTTCACGGGTTCATTGCCCCTGTAGAGCGTTAAGGTGTACTCTGACTTGTTGATGACAATGCTGTACCTGCCGTTGTTCGGCTGAAGAGACACAGAGACAGGAGCAGGCAGAGTTTCCACTATTATCCTGTCGGTGTGGGGATTAGATTCTGAGGGCAGAACTATCGTGTTCTTCGTCATCGCGAGCGGAATGATTATGTGCTGCTGTTCCTGCTGAACGGGAGGGGCAGGAGGTTCTTCCGGCGCAGGAAGAGGAAGGCTCTCGGGTTCAGGGAGCGAGGCGGTAACCATCACGGGCTGGGGCTCGGCTTCGACGGCATGAGGCATGTTCAGCCCGGCGTAAACAGTGGCACACAGCACAACTCCGGCAGTGCAGAACACTCCGCGAAGCAGAGGATGAAGCCGCTTCTTGACGGTCCACTTCCCTGCCCCTCTGTCAATCCACACTGTACGGAGCGTGAACAAGTCTTTGACAAATTCGCGCAGTCTGTCAGTATTCATGTGTAAGTTCTCCTTTACGGGTATTACTGAATATTAGCGCATTGGGGGCAAAAATCAACTGGGATTTTCCGCCCGCACAGCAAGTTTTGCCTCTATGTCCGTGAGCTTCGCCCTGTCTCCGAACAGTAACAGCGTGTCGTCCTTCTCGAGCACCGTCCAGCCCTTAGGGATGAGGTACTTATCTCCTCTGTTGATGAGCAGGATAGTTACTCCGTCGGGAAAACGCAGATCCTTCACCGCCGTGCCGATCACCGCCGCATCGGGCAGAAGGTCTACCTCGCGCGTAACGTCATCGCCAGAACTCGGCGTGATGTCGAAGTTCAGCGTCCAGCTCTTGGCCTCGCGTACTGCGGCATCAAGGCGGAG
This window of the Synergistaceae bacterium genome carries:
- a CDS encoding L,D-transpeptidase, with the protein product MNTDRLREFVKDLFTLRTVWIDRGAGKWTVKKRLHPLLRGVFCTAGVVLCATVYAGLNMPHAVEAEPQPVMVTASLPEPESLPLPAPEEPPAPPVQQEQQHIIIPLAMTKNTIVLPSESNPHTDRIIVETLPAPVSVSLQPNNGRYSIVINKSEYTLTLYRGNEPVKTYSVAVGRNKGDKQKRGDNRTPVGDFKIVSIENASGWSHDFRDGKGKIAGAYGPWFLRLDAKGWKGIGIHGTHDPDSRGTNATEGCIRLSNEDIAELKQYAYRNMPVTIREN